From the genome of Streptacidiphilus rugosus AM-16, one region includes:
- the rsrA gene encoding mycothiol system anti-sigma-R factor encodes MSCGNHHETPCADVLDHLYEYLDNEMGEGDCAKLRQHLDECSPCLDMYGLEAAIKALVKRSCCDTAPADLRGKVLARIDRIRAGLPVEGELLADPAAATQE; translated from the coding sequence ATGAGCTGCGGCAACCACCACGAGACGCCGTGCGCGGACGTCCTCGACCACTTGTACGAGTATCTCGACAACGAGATGGGCGAGGGCGACTGCGCGAAGCTCCGCCAGCACTTGGACGAGTGCTCGCCCTGCCTGGACATGTACGGGCTCGAGGCGGCGATCAAGGCGCTGGTGAAGCGCTCGTGCTGCGACACCGCCCCGGCGGACCTCCGCGGCAAGGTGCTGGCCAGGATCGACCGCATCCGCGCCGGCCTCCCGGTCGAAGGCGAACTCCTCGCCGACCCG